The genomic interval CCTGCCCGTCCGAAAGCTTTTTTAACTATTGCAGTTTCAAGGTGTTCTCCTATGAATGCTTTAGCGTCGCGACAAACAGTTTCATCGCCACTTAAAAAGATAACAGGAACATTAAAATGTCCTGCAATAACCGTATTGATTTCTGGCTCCCCAACTTCGATCCCATTTAACCTTACACAATTCACCATAGGAGCATAATATGTATGATCTAATATGGCGTGTAGTGTACCAATCTTGGCATGATAACCTATAAGAAGCGTTCCGTCACATCCTTCTACGCCCTGCATCATACATAAGGGTTTGTCGAATCCTGAAATTAAATGAGCCACAGGATTAAGCTGGGAAAGTATAATATTTGTCATCTTATTATGTGAATCATTTACAACAATCTCTTTTGCTCCTGCCTCCAACGCTCCTTCAATGGCTGCATTGACATCTCCTACCATTAGTTCCCGAGCCTGTTTATATTCCTCTTTCTCTGGAAGAACCTGATCAAAATGAACAATCCCGGTGATTCCTTCCATATCTACTGAAATGAATATCTTCATTTATTCTCCTCCATAAAATATTTTTTTAATAAAACTAGATTAACCATACTTGTCTTGTTTTTATTTAAATTATAAACCCAAAGTTAAGTAATTATTCTTTTTAAGAACTTTCCCTCCTCTCTTTCCTGTCAAATTTCCTTTTTCTACACTAATAACCCTATTAACAATTACATACTCAATACCTTCGGGCTTATTTCTTGGTTCTTTATAAGTTGCTTTATCAATAATTCTATCAGCATCAAAGACCACAATATCTGCCCAAAAACCCTCTTTAATCAACCCTCTATCTTTTAACCCAATCTTTTGTGCCGGAAAAGATGTCATTTTTCTTATCGCTTCTTCAATATTAAGCAACTTCCTGTCTCTAACATAAACCCCCAGAATCCTAGGAAAAGTACCGTATGTTCTCGGATGAGGAATTCCAATTCCTTCGTCAACTCCATCAGTTCCTATTATGGTATATGGACAGCTAATCACTTTTTCCAAATCTTTTTCATTCATCATAAAAATAATCATCTCTGCATCAGTACCATCATTGGCAATTATTTCAAATATAGTATCATAGATACTTTTATTCCATTCTTTGGAAATTTCTAAAATATTTTTACCTATAAATTCCGGATAATTAAGGGAATATGTTAATACAATATTCTCGCATCCTGTCTGTTTAATAAAATTTTGCCAGTCTGTTTTCTCTTCAATAAACTCTCTCATTCTACCTCTTTCTCTGGGATCTTTACATCTTTCCTTTAGTTTTTCCTCTCCACCTTCATGGGCAAAAGGAGGTAATATTGCCCCTAAAAATGATGCGCCTGCTAAATAAGGATAAGCATCTACTGTAATATCAACACCATTCTTCCTTGCTTCTTCGATCATCTTTAAGGTTTTATCAATTTTTCCCCAATTAAATTTTCCGGCAGCTTTGTGATGAGATATTTCGATTGGCACTTTAGCTTCCACCCCAATTCTTATAGCCTCATCAAGAGCACTAAATAAATGATCTGCTTCATCTCTTATGTGTGTTGAATAAATTCCTCCATATTTTGCTACACCTCTTAAAAGTTCTACTAATTCTTCAGTTTTCGAATAAACACCAGGGGGGTAAATCAAACCTGACGATACTCCAAATGCACCATCATTTATTGATTGGGATACTAACTTCTTCATTTCTTTTAATTCTTTCTCTGTTGGGTTTCTATCATCCATTCCCATCACTGCAATTCTTAATGTCCCATGACCAACTAATCCAACGAAATTCGTTCCTAAATTTCCCAGGCTTTCCAATTTATTTAAATATTCACCATAAGAAACCCAATCAAAATCAATGTTTTTTCCATGATTAATACCTAAATAGGAATTTAATATTTTTAAAGTCTTCTTGTTAACCGGTGCGGGACTCATTCCGCAGTTTCCTGCCACTACTGTTGTAACACCTTGAAAAAGTTTTGGTTTATTGTAAATATCTCTAAAAAACATTAAATCGTCATGAGCGTGCATATCGATAAATCCCAGTGCTACGATTAGTCCTCTTGCATCTATTACTCTATCCATCTTCTTTTCTGGACTAATTCTTCCAACTTTTATAATCTTGCCATTTTTTATTCCAATATCCCCTTTAAACCAAGGATTTCCCGTTCCATCAATAATTTTCCCATTTTTAATTAACAAATCAAATTTCATTTAAAATCTCCTTTTCTTTGAACCATGGGCAATAACAGAGAAGAAAGATATTTTCTACTGTGATATACTTTATTATGCGCTACTTTAATATCAACTTCTTCATCTATAGGACCACCTGTATTTAAGTTACGATTAAATTCGGGGAAAAGGCTACTGGTTACTAAAAGACGAATCCTATGCCCAGCTTTAAAAATATGACTTGTTGCAAAAATAAGCTTAAACTCATATTTGTATATTTTGCCTTTTTCTAAAAGTTCTGGTCTTTCAAGAGAATTCCTGTACCTTGCCCTTATACCTCCCTTATTAAGATTAATGGACTTCCCATCCGGATATACATCTGAAAGCAGGACAATCCAATCTGTGTCTAAACAATCAGAAGAAGCGTAAAGCAACATCCTTGGAGTCCCGGCAAGTTCTAAGTCATCTTTTAATAGTTCACTTGTGAAAACCAGCACATCATCCCTTCTTTCTATAAACCGCATATCCAATGGAGTCTCTGCTGAAGGAGCATAGAGATTAAAATCAATGGTTGATA from Nitrospinota bacterium carries:
- a CDS encoding M55 family metallopeptidase, with translation MKIFISVDMEGITGIVHFDQVLPEKEEYKQARELMVGDVNAAIEGALEAGAKEIVVNDSHNKMTNIILSQLNPVAHLISGFDKPLCMMQGVEGCDGTLLIGYHAKIGTLHAILDHTYYAPMVNCVRLNGIEVGEPEINTVIAGHFNVPVIFLSGDETVCRDAKAFIGEHLETAIVKKAFGRAGAECLHPEKSHQLIRDGVKKAISGLSSVKPFHVDLPVTVEVKFFTAEMADQAYIYPFVERINGRTIKVQGKTVLEGYRAFMSILGLARIF
- a CDS encoding amidohydrolase family protein; this encodes MKFDLLIKNGKIIDGTGNPWFKGDIGIKNGKIIKVGRISPEKKMDRVIDARGLIVALGFIDMHAHDDLMFFRDIYNKPKLFQGVTTVVAGNCGMSPAPVNKKTLKILNSYLGINHGKNIDFDWVSYGEYLNKLESLGNLGTNFVGLVGHGTLRIAVMGMDDRNPTEKELKEMKKLVSQSINDGAFGVSSGLIYPPGVYSKTEELVELLRGVAKYGGIYSTHIRDEADHLFSALDEAIRIGVEAKVPIEISHHKAAGKFNWGKIDKTLKMIEEARKNGVDITVDAYPYLAGASFLGAILPPFAHEGGEEKLKERCKDPRERGRMREFIEEKTDWQNFIKQTGCENIVLTYSLNYPEFIGKNILEISKEWNKSIYDTIFEIIANDGTDAEMIIFMMNEKDLEKVISCPYTIIGTDGVDEGIGIPHPRTYGTFPRILGVYVRDRKLLNIEEAIRKMTSFPAQKIGLKDRGLIKEGFWADIVVFDADRIIDKATYKEPRNKPEGIEYVIVNRVISVEKGNLTGKRGGKVLKKNNYLTLGL